DNA from Mycobacteriales bacterium:
GTAGGTGCCGGCGTCGATCCGCTCGATCGCCCGCTCCGTCTGCGTCAGCAGATCGAACCGGTTGTTGGCGATCGACATCTCCTGTTCGCGCTCGAAGGTCTTGGTGCCGGCGTCGGCCTGGTCGTCGCCGGCCCCGTCGTTGGCCTGGGACTGCAGGTCCTCGATCTCGGCGATCGAGACGCTGTACTCGGCGCGCAGCTCCTCGAGCTGGGCGACCAGCTCGACCCGCACCTCGACCAGCTCGGCCTCGGTCCAGGCGTCACCGGCGGGTACCGGGGGCAGCGACAGTTTCTCCGGCGCCTTCTTCGCCGCCTTCTTGGCCGGCGCCTTCTTTGCGGGCGCCTTGGCGGGAGCCTTTTCGGCCGCCGCCTTCTTGGCGGGAGCCTTCTTGACCGGCTTCGCCGATGGCGGCGCCGTGGTCGCGGTGGCCTTGCGTCCCTTCGCCGGGGCCGTCTTGCTGGCCGGCGCCTTGGCGGGAGCCTTCTTGGCCGGCGCCTTCTTTGCCGGCGCCTTCTTTGCCGACGCCTTCTTGGGCGGCGCCGTCTTGGCGGGCGCCTTCTCGGCAGGAGCCTTCTTCGCCGGCGCCTTCGTCGGCGGCGCCTTCTCAGCGGTGGTGGTCTGGGTAGTCGTCTGCTGGACCGTCATCGTGCTGGCACCCGCCTTCTTGGCCGTGACTTTCGTCGCGCCGGCCCCCCGGGCCGCCTTGGTCGATCCGGCCTTCGTCCCCGAGGCCTTGGTGCTCGTCGGCTTCTTGGCCGCAGGCTTCTGGGCCGCCGACTTCTGGGCCGCCGACTTCTGGGCCGTTCCCCGCTTCGCGGCTGCTTTCGTCGCTGATGTCCGACCTGACGCCGACGTCTTCTTCGACGTCGGCCCTGCCGAGGCGACACCTCTCGTAGCGCCCCCCCGCGCCGGCTTACGGGCCGGCGACCTACCAGTGTTGTCCGCCACGGTCGAGCTACACCGCCTCCACGTCACTCGGCAGGCACCGGTCGGTGCCTGCCGATGGCCGAACGATCGCAAGTGACCGATCAGGAT
Protein-coding regions in this window:
- a CDS encoding TraR/DksA C4-type zinc finger protein, whose product is MTVQQTTTQTTTAEKAPPTKAPAKKAPAEKAPAKTAPPKKASAKKAPAKKAPAKKAPAKAPASKTAPAKGRKATATTAPPSAKPVKKAPAKKAAAEKAPAKAPAKKAPAKKAAKKAPEKLSLPPVPAGDAWTEAELVEVRVELVAQLEELRAEYSVSIAEIEDLQSQANDGAGDDQADAGTKTFEREQEMSIANNRFDLLTQTERAIERIDAGTYGRCESCGNPIAKARLQAFPSATLCVTCKQREERR